In one Nicotiana sylvestris chromosome 8, ASM39365v2, whole genome shotgun sequence genomic region, the following are encoded:
- the LOC104235321 gene encoding equilibrative nucleotide transporter 3-like gives MTVADSSRISSPTRLEGKYSGMVVCWILGLGSLVAWNSMLTIGDYYYAIFPKYHPSRVLTLVYQPFALATMAILAYNEARIDTRKRNLAGFTLFFLTTFALLVLDLTTSGKGGLGNYIGLCAIVAAFGVADAFVEGGMVGDLSFMCPEFIQSYLAGLAASGALTSALRLVTKAAFEKASNGLRKGVMLFLAISTFFEFLCILLYAFIFPKLPIVKYYRTKAAAEGSKTVAADLAAAGIQTEATKRADNSAKQLERLSNKQLFFQNIDYLLDLFLIYVLTLSIFPGFLYENTGTHKLGSWYALVLIAVYNMFDLIARYIPLIERIKLKSRKGLMIATLSRFLFIPCFYFTAKYGDQGWMIMLVSVLGLTNGYLTVCVLTVAPQGYKGPEQNALGNLLVLCLLAGILCGVALDWLWIIGNGTF, from the exons ATGACTGTTGCTGATTCAAGCAGAATTTCAAGTCCAACTAGGCTTGAG GGGAAATATAGTGGAATGGTGGTATGTTGGATTCTTGGACTTGGGTCACTTGTTGCTTGGAATAGTATGCTTACAATTGGAGATTACTATTATGCAATTTTTCCA AAATACCATCCTTCAAGGGTTCTTACCCTCGTTTATCAGCCGTTTGCGCTTGCAACAATGGCAATTCTTGCATATAATGAGGCAAGAATTGATACAAGAAAGCGCAACCTAGCTGGATTTACTCTTTTCTTCTTAACCACATTCGCGCTCCTAGTG TTGGATTTGACCACATCAGGAAAGGGTGGTCTTGGAAATTATATCGGTTTATGTGCTATAGTCGCTGCTTTTGGAGTTGCAGATGCTTTTGTTGAAGGTGGGATGGTAGGAGATTTATCCTTCATGTGCCCTGAATTCATCCAA TCGTACTTAGCTGGTTTGGCTGCCTCTGGGGCTCTCACCTCTGCTTTAAGGCTAGTGACTAAAGCAGCTTTTGAAAAGGCTAGTAACGGTCTTCGCAAAGGAGTTA TGTTATTCCTGGCTATCTCCACATTCTTTGAATTTCTATGCATTCTTCTGTATGCATTCATCTTTCCTAAGCTACCAATCGTTAAGTACTACCGCACAAAGGCAGCAGCAGAGGGATCAAAAACGGTTGCAGCGGACTTAGCTGCAGCAGGCATCCAGACTGAAGCAACCAAAAGA GCTGATAATAGTGCTAAACAATTGGAGCGCCTGAGCAACAAACAATTGTTTTTTCAGAACATTGATTACTTATTGGATTTGTTCTTGATCTATGTCCTGACTTTGTCAATTTTTCCTGGATTCTTGTACGAGAATACTGGTACCCACAAATTAGGCTCATG GTACGCTTTAGTCCTAATAGCAGTCTACAACATGTTCGATCTGATAGCAAGATATATTCCACTAATCGAGAGAATCAAGTTGAAATCACGAAAGGGCCTAATGATCGCAACACTATCTCGTTTCTTGTTCATTCCTTGTTTTTACTTCACTGCAAAGTATGGTGATCAGGGCTGGATGATAATGCTCGTATCCGTCCTAGGATTGACCAACGGTTATCTCACTGTTTGTGTCCTCACAGTTGCTCCTCAGGGATACAAG GGGCCTGAGCAAAATGCATTGGGCAACTTGCTGGTGTTATGCCTACTGGCTGGAATATTGTGTGGTGTTGCACTGGATTGGTTATGGATTATTGGTAATGGCACATTTTAA